From the Pseudomonas sp. Teo4 genome, the window CGGTGGTCGAGAACAACGCTGCTGAACAAGCGGCCCGGATGATCGCAATGAAGAACGCCACAGACAACGCCGGTGATCTGATCAAAGAACTCCAGTTGATCTACAACAAGGCGCGTCAGGCTGCGATCACCCAGGAGATCTCGGAAATCGTCGGCGGCGCTGCCGCGGTTTAACGGTTCAAATATTCAGAGGATCCAGCTATGAGTAGCGGACGTATCGTTCAAATCATCGGCGCCGTCATCGACGTGGAATTCCCACGTGACGTCGTGCCGAGTGTTTACAACGCGCTGAAAGTACAAGGCGCGGAAACCACCCTGGAAGTTCAGCAGCAGCTGGGCGACGGCGTGGTTCGTACCATTGCGATGGGCTCGACCGAAGGCCTGAAGCGCGGTCTGGATGTCGTCGACACCGGCGCTGCCATTTCCGTTCCAGTTGGTAAGGCCACTCTGGGCCGTATCATGGACGTACTGGGCAACCCAATCGACGAAGCCGGCCCGATCGGCGAAGAAGAGCGTCGCGGTATCCACCAGCCAGCGCCTTCGTTCGCTGACCAGGCAGGCGGCAACGACCTGCTGGAAACCGGCATCAAGGTTATCGACCTGGTCTGCCCGTTCGCCAAGGGTGGTAAGGTTGGTCTGTTCGGTGGTGCCGGCGTCGGCAAGACCGTTAACATGATGGAACTGATCCGTAACATCGCCATGGAACACAGCGGTTACTCCGTGTTCGCTGGTGTGGGTGAGCGTACTCGTGAGGGTAACGACTTCTACCACGAGATGAAGGACTCCAACGTTCTCGACAAGGTAGCACTGGTCTACGGTCAGATGAACGAGCCACCAGGAAACCGTCTGCGCGTAGCGCTGACCGGCCTGACCATGGCTGAGAAGTTCCGTGACGAAGGTAACGACGTTCTGCTGTTCGTCGACAACATCTATCGTTACACCCTGGCCGGTACCGAAGTATCCGCACTGCTGGGCCGTATGCCTTCGGCAGTAGGTTACCAGCCGACCCTGGCCGAAGAGATGGGCGTTCTGCAAGAGCGTATCACTTCGACCAAAGAAGGTTCGATCACCTCCGTCCAGGCCGTATACGTACCTGCGGACGACCTGACCGACCCGTCGCCAGCGACCACCTTCGCCCACTTGGACGCCACCGTCGTTCTGTCCCGTGACATCGCCTCCCTGGGTATCTACCCAGCGGTCGACCCACTGGACTCGACTTCGCGCCAGCTGGACCCGAACGTGATCGGCAACGAGCACTACGACACCGCTCGTGGCGTTCAGTATGTTCTGCAGCGCTACAAAGAGCTGAAAGACATCATCGCGATCCTGGGTATGGACGAACTGTCCGAAGCCGACAAGCAACTGGTAGCCCGCGCTCGTAAGATCCAGCGCTTCCTGTCGCAGCCGTTCTTCGTGGCCGAAGTCTTCACCGGTTCGCCAGGCAAGTACGTTTCCCTGAAAGACACCATCGCTGGCTTTAGCGGCATCCTCAAAGGTGACTACGACCACCTGCCAGAACAAGCGTTCTACATGGTCGGCAGCATCGACGAAGCGATCGAGAAAGCCAAGAAACTGTAATCCCGGCGCCCCGAAAGGGGCGCTAATCAGGTTGAGGCAAGCAGATGGCTATGACAGTCCATTGCGATATCGTCAGCGCGGAAGGAGAAATCTTCTCCGGTCTGGTCGAGATGGTAGTAGCGCACGGCAACCTGGGCGATCTGGGTATCGCTCCAGGCCACGCGCCGCTGATCACCAATCTCAAACCAGGTCCTATCACGCTGACCAAGCAGGGTGGCACCCAAGAGGTGTTCTACATCTCTGGTGGCTTCCTCGAGGTCCAGCCGAACATGGTCAAGGTGCTCGCCGATACCGTGCAACGTGCTGCCGACCTGGATGAAGCTCAGGCTCAGGAAGCCCTCAAGGCTGCCGAGAATGCCCTGAATCTGAAAGGCGCGGACTTCGACTACGGCGCCGCTGCCGCACGTCTGGCCGAGGCCGCAGCCCAGCTGCGTACCGTCCAGCAACTGCGCAGAGGCAAGTAATCAGCCTTAGGCTGAGCACTGCTGTAGCGATTGAGTAAAAGGGTAGCCTCGGCTACCCTTTTTCTTTTTCCGATTTCCCCGGTCATTTCACTGACCACCCAGGATTGGTAGCCAGTCAATGTCACTCGATATCGTTATTCTCGCCGCCGGCCAAGGTACCCGCATGCGCTCGGCGCTGCCCAAGGTGCTGCATCCGGTGGCTGGCAACTCCATGCTTGGCCATGTTATCCACAGCGCGCGCCAGCTCCAGCCGCAAGGTATTCATGTGGTCATCGGGCATGGCGCCGAGCTGGTTCGCGAACGCCTGGCCGCCGACGATCTGAATTTCGTCATGCAGGAAAAGCAGCTGGGCACCGGGCATGCGGTTGCCCAGGCCTTGCCTGCCCTGAGTGCGGACACTGTGCTGGTGTTGTACGGCGATGTGCCGCTGATAGAAGTTGAGACCCTGCAGCGCCTGCTGGCCAAGGTCAACGAACAACAGCTGGGCCTGCTCACCGTGACCTTGGACGACCCGACCGGTTATGGCCGTATTGTGCGTGACGCACAGGGCCAGGTCGCGGCGATCGTCGAGCACAAGGACGCCAGCGAAGCACAGAAAGCGATCAAGGAAGGCAACACCGGTATTCTTGCTGTGCCAGCCGGCCGCTTGGCTGAATGGTTGGGCCGTCTGTCGAACAACAACGCCCAAGGTGAGTACTACCTGACCGACGTGATCGCCATGGCGGTGGCCGATGGCCTGGTGGTCGCGACCGAGCAGCCGCATGACCCAATGGAAGTGCAGGGCGCCAATGACCGGCGCCAGCTGTCAGAACTGGAGCGTCACTACCAGTTGCGTGAAGGTCGCCGACTGATGGCACAAGGCGTGACGTTGCGTGACCCGGCTCGCTTCGATGTGCGTGGTGAAGTAACCGTTGGTCGCGATGTGCTGATCGACGTCAACGTGATTCTCGAAGGCAAGGTGGTCATCGAGGACAACGTGGAAATCGGCCCCAACTGCGTCATCAAGAACAGCACCTTGCGCAAGGGTGTCGTGGTCAAGGCGAACAGCCATCTGGAAGGTGCGGTGATGGGCGAGGGCAGCGATGCCGGCCCGTTCGCTCGTCTGCGTCCGGGTAGCGTGCTTGAGGCCAAGGCCCATGTGGGTAACTTCGTCGAACTGAAGAATGCCCATCTGGGAGAGGGCGCCAAGGCAGGCCACCTGACGTATCTGGGCGATGCCGAGATCGGTGCGCGCACCAACATTGGCGCTGGCACCATCACCTGCAACTACGATGGCGCCAACAAGTTCAAGACTGTGATGGGCGAGGACGTATTCATCGGTTCGAACAACTCGTTGGTAGCGCCTGTGGATATCAAAGCGGGGGCGACCACCGCTGCGGGATCTACCATCACCCAGACGGTCGAGGCAGGCCAACTCGCCGTGGCCCGTGCGCGCCAGCGCAACATCGAAGGCTGGAAACGGCCAGAGAAGATCAAGAAGAGCTGATTATCCACAGCCCTTTCAATCCGAAGCCGACTTATGTGAATAAGTCGGCTTTTTTATTGTCTGAGCAACGGTCTTGTGGTGGCTGTACTGGCCCAATCGCCGGCAAGCCGGCTCCCACATGGACTGCGCAGATCTTGAGATCATGTGGGAGCTGGCTTGCCGGCGATAGGGCCGGTGCATGCGAAACATAATTATCCACAGACGATTTTTCCAACCCACAACTTGACGAATCGCCCAGCTTAGGTTTTGATTGCAATTATTATCTTTCGAATCGAAACTTAAGCGCTCATGTCGAAACGAAACACTCCCCAACGCCGTCACAACATCCTGGCCTTGCTCAGTGAGCAGGGAGAGGTGAGTGTGGATGGATTGGCCAAGCGCTTCGAAACCTCGGAAGTGACCATTCGCAAAGACCTCGCAGCGTTGGAGGCCAACGGCCTGTTGCTGCGGCGTTATGGTGGTGCCGTGCCGGTTCCACAAGAGATGCTGGGCGAATCTGTCCAGCCAGTGTCTGCCTATAAAAAGGCCATTGCCCGAGCGGCGGTAGCCCGAATCCGTGAACATGCTCGGATCATCATCGACAGCGGTAGCACCACTGCCGCCATGATTCCCGAACTCGGGCGACAACCAGGATTGGTGGTGATGACCAATTCCCTGAATGTGGCCCGCGCCATCAGCGAACTGGAGCACGAACCGGTACTGTTGATGACCGGCGGTACCTGGGACCCGCACTCCGAGTCGTTCCAGGGCCAGGTCGCTGAGCAGGTACTACGCTCTTACGATTTCGACCAGTTGTTCATCGGTGCCGATGGCATCGACCTCAATCGCGGCACCACAACATTCAACGAATTGTTGGGTCTGAGCCGAGTGATGGCCGAGGTCGCCCGTGAAGTGATCGTGATGGTCGAGTCGGACAAGGTCGGGCGCAAGATCCCCAACCTCGAGCTGCCCTGGGGCAGCGTTACCACCCTTATTACCGATGAACGCCTGCCCGCAGCGGCACGCGAACAGATTCAAGCCCGCGGCATCAACCTGATCTGCGCCGCGATCAGCCAGGAGCAATAATCATGTGTGGAATTGTCGGTGCCGTAGCCGAACGCAACATCACAGCCATCCTTATCGAAGGCCTCAAGCGTCTTGAGTACCGTGGGTACGACAGTGCTGGCCTTGCCGTTTATACCCAGCAGGGTCAGCTGGAGCGCCGTCGTCGTATCGGCAAGGTCAGCGAGCTGCAGGCTGCCGTCGTGACCGAGCCGCTGGTCGGCCAGCTGGGCATCGCCCACACCCGTTGGGCAACCCATGGTGCGCCTACCGAAGGTAATGCCCACCCGCATTTCTCCGGCAACGAAGTAGCGGTGGTGCACAACGGCATCATCGAGAACCACGAAGAGCTGCGTGAAGAGCTCAAGGGCCTGGGTTATGTGTTCGCGTCCGAGACCGACACCGAGGTCATCGTCCACCTGATTCACCACACCCTCAAGACCATCCCGGACCTGGCTGATGCGCTCAAGGCTGCGGTCAAGCGCCTGCATGGCGCCTACGGCCTGGCGCTGATCAGCGTGCATCAGCCAGATCGCCTGGTTGCCGCCCGAAGCGGTAGCCCGCTGGTGATTGGCCTGGGCCACGGCGAGAACTTCCTGGCATCTGACCAACTGGCCCTGCGTCAGGTCACCGACCGCTTCATGTACCTGGAGGAGGGCGACATCGCCGAGATCCGCCGTGACCAGGTGAAAATCTGGGACCAGGCCGGTCACCCGGTGCAGCGCGAGACCGTGCAGTACCACGAGGGCGCGGAAGCTGCGGACAAGGGCGCCTATCGCCACTTCATGCTCAAAGAAATCCACGAGCAACCGACCGTGGTTCAGCGCACCCTGGAAGGTCGTTTGGGTAAGGATCATGTCATGGTCCAGGCCTTCGGCCCGCAAGCTGCCGAGCTGTTCGCCAAGGTGCGCAATGTTCAGATCGTCGCCTGCGGCACCAGCTATCACGCCGGCATGGTCGCCCGTTACTGGCTCGAGGGCCTGGCTGGCATTCCTTGCCAAGTGGAAGTGGCCAGCGAGTTCCGTTATCGCAAGGTCGTGGTTCAACCGGATACGCTGTTCGTTTCGATTTCTCAGTCCGGCGAGACCGCCGACACCCTGGCTGCATTGCGTAATGCCAAGGAACTGGGCTTCCTCGGCAGCCTGGCGATCTGCAACGTCGGCATCAGCTCGCTGGTGCGTGAGTCTGACCTCACCCTGCTGACCCTGGCCGGCCCCGAGATTGGCGTGGCATCGACCAAGGCGTTCACCACCCAACTGGTGTCGCTGATGCTGCTGACCCTGGCCCTGGGCAAGGTACGTGGCACCCTCGAAGCCGGCGTGGAAGCCGAGCTGGTGGAAGAGCTGCGCCGTCTGCCTGCTCGCCTGGGC encodes:
- a CDS encoding F0F1 ATP synthase subunit epsilon, whose translation is MAMTVHCDIVSAEGEIFSGLVEMVVAHGNLGDLGIAPGHAPLITNLKPGPITLTKQGGTQEVFYISGGFLEVQPNMVKVLADTVQRAADLDEAQAQEALKAAENALNLKGADFDYGAAAARLAEAAAQLRTVQQLRRGK
- a CDS encoding DeoR/GlpR family DNA-binding transcription regulator, producing the protein MSKRNTPQRRHNILALLSEQGEVSVDGLAKRFETSEVTIRKDLAALEANGLLLRRYGGAVPVPQEMLGESVQPVSAYKKAIARAAVARIREHARIIIDSGSTTAAMIPELGRQPGLVVMTNSLNVARAISELEHEPVLLMTGGTWDPHSESFQGQVAEQVLRSYDFDQLFIGADGIDLNRGTTTFNELLGLSRVMAEVAREVIVMVESDKVGRKIPNLELPWGSVTTLITDERLPAAAREQIQARGINLICAAISQEQ
- the glmU gene encoding bifunctional UDP-N-acetylglucosamine diphosphorylase/glucosamine-1-phosphate N-acetyltransferase GlmU — encoded protein: MSLDIVILAAGQGTRMRSALPKVLHPVAGNSMLGHVIHSARQLQPQGIHVVIGHGAELVRERLAADDLNFVMQEKQLGTGHAVAQALPALSADTVLVLYGDVPLIEVETLQRLLAKVNEQQLGLLTVTLDDPTGYGRIVRDAQGQVAAIVEHKDASEAQKAIKEGNTGILAVPAGRLAEWLGRLSNNNAQGEYYLTDVIAMAVADGLVVATEQPHDPMEVQGANDRRQLSELERHYQLREGRRLMAQGVTLRDPARFDVRGEVTVGRDVLIDVNVILEGKVVIEDNVEIGPNCVIKNSTLRKGVVVKANSHLEGAVMGEGSDAGPFARLRPGSVLEAKAHVGNFVELKNAHLGEGAKAGHLTYLGDAEIGARTNIGAGTITCNYDGANKFKTVMGEDVFIGSNNSLVAPVDIKAGATTAAGSTITQTVEAGQLAVARARQRNIEGWKRPEKIKKS
- the atpD gene encoding F0F1 ATP synthase subunit beta; translation: MSSGRIVQIIGAVIDVEFPRDVVPSVYNALKVQGAETTLEVQQQLGDGVVRTIAMGSTEGLKRGLDVVDTGAAISVPVGKATLGRIMDVLGNPIDEAGPIGEEERRGIHQPAPSFADQAGGNDLLETGIKVIDLVCPFAKGGKVGLFGGAGVGKTVNMMELIRNIAMEHSGYSVFAGVGERTREGNDFYHEMKDSNVLDKVALVYGQMNEPPGNRLRVALTGLTMAEKFRDEGNDVLLFVDNIYRYTLAGTEVSALLGRMPSAVGYQPTLAEEMGVLQERITSTKEGSITSVQAVYVPADDLTDPSPATTFAHLDATVVLSRDIASLGIYPAVDPLDSTSRQLDPNVIGNEHYDTARGVQYVLQRYKELKDIIAILGMDELSEADKQLVARARKIQRFLSQPFFVAEVFTGSPGKYVSLKDTIAGFSGILKGDYDHLPEQAFYMVGSIDEAIEKAKKL
- the glmS gene encoding glutamine--fructose-6-phosphate transaminase (isomerizing) codes for the protein MCGIVGAVAERNITAILIEGLKRLEYRGYDSAGLAVYTQQGQLERRRRIGKVSELQAAVVTEPLVGQLGIAHTRWATHGAPTEGNAHPHFSGNEVAVVHNGIIENHEELREELKGLGYVFASETDTEVIVHLIHHTLKTIPDLADALKAAVKRLHGAYGLALISVHQPDRLVAARSGSPLVIGLGHGENFLASDQLALRQVTDRFMYLEEGDIAEIRRDQVKIWDQAGHPVQRETVQYHEGAEAADKGAYRHFMLKEIHEQPTVVQRTLEGRLGKDHVMVQAFGPQAAELFAKVRNVQIVACGTSYHAGMVARYWLEGLAGIPCQVEVASEFRYRKVVVQPDTLFVSISQSGETADTLAALRNAKELGFLGSLAICNVGISSLVRESDLTLLTLAGPEIGVASTKAFTTQLVSLMLLTLALGKVRGTLEAGVEAELVEELRRLPARLGEALAMDGTVEKIAELFADKHHTLFLGRGAQYPVAMEGALKLKEISYIHAEAYPAGELKHGPLALVDSDMPVVTVAPNNELLEKLKSNLQEVRARGGELVVFADEQAGMSNGEGTHVIKVPHIADALAPILYTIPLQLLSYYVAVLKGTDVDQPRNLAKSVTVE